A window from Leptothermofonsia sichuanensis E412 encodes these proteins:
- a CDS encoding cryptochrome/photolyase family protein — protein sequence MNRTVVWFRRDLRIVDHAPLHRAAIRGAVIPVFVFDRALLHHPETAVARVEFMLACLRSLDQDLRDRGGRLILRCGDPVEVLPQLVRETQAEGIYAHIDFERIYGRVRDARLNQALTCQHLKIRWFEPPGTIPDLVPYPHYRERWYTDMGAEPVPAPSHIVVPPEIPSDPLPALRELGMIPDGKPIPPAGTQAARELLQAFLAEKSDRYYWQLSYPAAEATTGLSPHIKFGAISIRECYQTAQAIQSSDSRVQRSCSQLISRLRWGSGFAQRFRYLPQLELRSLYSVFDEDGWYFDEDLYQAWQQGQTGFPIVDAAARCLQATGGWKALNFRSRALYASFLSNLLGMDWRYGALHFMRHLIDGDCPIDHYQWAMQCGVTHCVDKTWTRIYNPQQVAVDRCDPEGTFIKRWVPELAHLPSACLGSPPPTRGYPAPILDYQQARKRRIETLERQRQIFLNQENVVPYLARLSSDVVPFGATRFPSEVGWASTPHPELFPPPLHLDGLDWEQAKALRTWFVAHVNIPPRKPARRRSKASEDGQLSLFYSRGQYI from the coding sequence GTGAATCGCACGGTTGTCTGGTTTCGGCGGGATTTGCGTATTGTGGATCATGCTCCGCTGCACCGGGCGGCGATCCGGGGGGCAGTCATTCCCGTGTTTGTGTTTGACCGTGCTCTGTTGCATCACCCGGAAACGGCGGTGGCAAGGGTCGAGTTTATGCTGGCATGTCTGAGATCGCTGGATCAGGACTTGCGCGATCGCGGTGGACGCCTGATCCTGCGCTGTGGAGATCCCGTGGAAGTGTTACCCCAACTGGTTCGGGAAACCCAGGCAGAAGGAATCTATGCCCACATTGATTTTGAACGCATCTATGGCCGTGTCCGGGATGCCCGCCTGAACCAGGCGCTTACATGCCAGCATCTGAAGATTCGCTGGTTTGAACCGCCGGGTACCATTCCCGACCTCGTCCCCTATCCCCACTACCGGGAGCGGTGGTATACCGACATGGGGGCAGAACCAGTGCCTGCCCCCAGTCACATCGTGGTACCGCCGGAGATCCCCAGTGACCCCCTGCCAGCCCTCAGGGAGTTAGGCATGATACCCGATGGTAAGCCCATTCCCCCCGCTGGCACCCAGGCTGCCCGCGAGTTGCTGCAAGCATTCTTAGCCGAAAAGAGCGATCGCTACTACTGGCAGCTTTCCTATCCGGCAGCGGAGGCAACAACAGGACTGAGTCCCCATATTAAATTTGGTGCGATCTCGATTCGGGAATGTTACCAGACCGCCCAGGCTATACAATCCTCCGATTCCCGTGTCCAGCGGAGTTGTAGTCAGCTAATTTCCCGCCTGCGGTGGGGCAGTGGCTTTGCTCAACGCTTCCGCTATCTACCCCAGTTAGAATTGCGATCGCTTTACAGCGTCTTTGACGAAGATGGCTGGTACTTTGACGAAGATCTCTACCAGGCATGGCAACAGGGACAAACTGGCTTTCCGATAGTGGATGCTGCGGCTCGTTGTCTCCAGGCAACTGGGGGCTGGAAAGCCCTCAACTTCCGCAGCCGTGCCCTCTATGCCAGTTTCCTTAGCAACCTGCTGGGTATGGACTGGCGCTATGGGGCGCTTCACTTCATGCGGCACCTGATTGATGGCGACTGTCCCATTGACCATTACCAGTGGGCAATGCAGTGTGGGGTTACTCACTGCGTCGATAAGACCTGGACCCGCATCTACAATCCCCAGCAGGTTGCGGTAGACCGCTGTGACCCGGAGGGAACTTTCATCAAACGCTGGGTTCCTGAACTGGCCCACTTACCATCTGCCTGTCTGGGTTCTCCCCCTCCCACCAGAGGCTATCCTGCCCCCATCCTGGACTACCAGCAGGCCCGCAAACGACGCATAGAAACCCTGGAGCGCCAGCGCCAGATCTTTCTCAACCAGGAAAATGTGGTGCCTTATCTTGCCCGCCTGTCGTCAGATGTGGTGCCCTTTGGGGCAACCCGCTTCCCCAGTGAAGTGGGTTGGGCATCCACACCCCACCCTGAACTATTTCCCCCTCCCCTCCATCTGGATGGGCTGGATTGGGAGCAGGCAAAAGCACTCCGTACCTGGTTCGTTGCTCACGTCAACATCCCGCCTCGCAAGCCAGCTCGCCGCAGGTCTAAAGCATCTGAAGATGGGCAGTTGAGTTTGTTTTATAGCAGGGGACAGTATATATAG
- a CDS encoding DMT family transporter, with translation MKLPQPRNWQIALILLTGILATSTAAILVRLAITAAGASGLGFSLVLAASRLTLAAIALLPTWRTISPSPPGLTAIGFAVGAGVALALHFATWITSLSYTSIAASTALVTTNPVWVALLSWLWFGEKPSRLTLLGTGIALSGGILIGMGGVETTHSGTNPLLGDGLALAGSWAASLYFLLGREAQRHGFSVGHYATVAYSVAAIALLPLPLLVGTSYTGYPALAYGYMVLMALLPQLVGHTSLNWSVRWLSPTIVTLAILFEPVASSLLGYLIFAEVPGLPVLVGAAVLLAGVAIAVIPINRTRQF, from the coding sequence GTGAAGCTACCACAACCAAGAAACTGGCAAATCGCGCTGATTCTATTGACTGGCATCCTGGCAACCTCAACAGCCGCCATTTTGGTGCGGCTGGCAATTACGGCGGCAGGTGCATCGGGGCTGGGCTTCAGTCTGGTGCTGGCAGCTTCCCGGTTGACCCTGGCGGCGATCGCCCTCCTGCCCACCTGGCGCACTATATCTCCCAGTCCGCCTGGGCTGACTGCCATCGGTTTTGCCGTGGGAGCAGGTGTTGCCCTCGCTCTCCACTTTGCCACCTGGATTACATCTCTCTCCTATACCTCGATCGCGGCTTCCACTGCCCTGGTCACTACCAATCCAGTCTGGGTTGCTTTGCTTTCCTGGCTCTGGTTTGGGGAGAAACCCTCCCGGTTGACCTTACTGGGTACAGGAATCGCCCTCTCTGGAGGAATTTTGATCGGAATGGGCGGTGTGGAAACCACCCATTCTGGAACCAATCCACTCCTGGGAGATGGACTGGCACTGGCTGGCTCCTGGGCTGCCAGCCTGTACTTTCTGCTGGGACGGGAAGCCCAGCGGCATGGGTTTAGTGTGGGGCACTATGCCACTGTTGCCTACAGCGTTGCGGCGATCGCTCTCCTGCCGCTGCCCCTGCTGGTGGGAACCTCCTACACTGGCTACCCTGCCCTTGCCTATGGCTACATGGTATTGATGGCACTGTTGCCCCAACTGGTGGGACATACCAGCCTTAACTGGTCAGTTCGCTGGCTATCGCCCACAATCGTTACCCTGGCAATTTTATTTGAACCTGTTGCCTCCAGCCTGTTGGGATACCTGATCTTTGCAGAAGTGCCAGGTTTGCCAGTCCTGGTGGGTGCGGCAGTGCTGCTGGCAGGAGTCGCGATCGCGGTCATCCCCATCAACAGGACCAGACAGTTCTGA
- a CDS encoding malic enzyme-like NAD(P)-binding protein has translation MTDLTPNSSFSLTIRFQVPNRPGMLASVTQAISTLGGSMGQIDLIEQTRQISVRDITVDAASTEHAETIVNAVKALPEIKVLEVYDRTFTLHRGGKISVESRIPLRGQADLAMAYTPGVGRICTAIAQNPDEVYNLTIKQNTVAIVTDGSAVLGLGNLGPEAALPVMEGKAMLFKEFGGLDAFPICLATQDVDEIVKTVKYIAPVFGGVNLEDIAAPRCFEIEARLQRELTIPVFHDDQHGTAIVTLAALFNALKLVHKSIAEVRIVINGAGAAGVAIARLLRKAGAESICLCDSRGILCTSRPDLTEQKREFAIEQAGTLADAMKESDVFLGVSAPGVVTPEMVRSMANNPIVFAMANPIPEIQPELIAEDVAVMATGRSDYPNQINNVLAFPGIFRGALDCRASSLTTSMYLEAAQAIASLIKPTDLDREHIIPSVFDERVATAVSAAVQRSARQDGVARH, from the coding sequence ATGACTGACCTTACTCCCAATTCCAGTTTCAGCCTGACAATTCGCTTTCAAGTGCCCAACCGCCCCGGTATGCTGGCAAGTGTCACCCAAGCCATTTCAACCCTGGGCGGTAGTATGGGACAAATTGACCTGATCGAGCAGACCCGCCAGATTTCGGTGCGCGATATCACCGTGGATGCTGCCAGTACAGAACATGCTGAAACGATTGTGAATGCGGTCAAGGCACTGCCCGAAATTAAAGTACTGGAGGTCTACGATCGCACCTTTACCCTGCACCGGGGCGGTAAAATTAGCGTCGAAAGCCGGATTCCGCTGCGGGGGCAGGCAGATCTGGCAATGGCATATACCCCTGGAGTGGGGCGAATCTGTACCGCGATCGCCCAAAACCCTGATGAAGTTTACAACCTGACCATCAAGCAGAATACGGTTGCCATTGTCACGGATGGTAGTGCGGTTTTAGGACTGGGCAACCTGGGACCAGAGGCAGCCCTGCCCGTGATGGAAGGCAAAGCCATGCTTTTCAAGGAGTTTGGCGGGCTGGATGCCTTTCCTATCTGTCTGGCAACGCAGGATGTAGATGAAATCGTCAAAACCGTAAAATACATTGCCCCGGTTTTTGGCGGAGTTAATCTGGAAGACATTGCCGCCCCCCGCTGTTTTGAAATTGAAGCCCGCCTCCAGCGCGAGCTGACTATTCCTGTATTCCATGATGACCAGCATGGAACCGCCATTGTGACATTGGCCGCGTTATTTAACGCCCTCAAACTGGTTCACAAGTCAATCGCAGAAGTCAGGATTGTGATCAATGGAGCAGGTGCCGCCGGGGTCGCGATCGCCCGGCTGTTGCGAAAAGCGGGAGCCGAGTCCATTTGTCTGTGTGACTCCAGAGGCATTCTCTGTACCAGCCGGCCTGATCTGACCGAACAAAAGCGAGAATTTGCGATTGAGCAGGCCGGTACCCTGGCAGATGCCATGAAAGAAAGTGATGTCTTTTTGGGGGTCAGTGCACCGGGAGTAGTGACTCCAGAAATGGTGCGGTCAATGGCAAACAACCCAATTGTTTTTGCGATGGCAAACCCGATTCCTGAAATTCAACCCGAACTGATTGCAGAAGATGTTGCTGTGATGGCAACTGGACGCAGCGACTATCCCAACCAGATCAATAACGTCCTGGCCTTTCCAGGCATTTTCCGGGGAGCACTGGATTGTCGTGCTTCCAGCCTGACCACCAGCATGTACCTGGAGGCTGCCCAGGCGATCGCCTCCCTGATCAAACCCACCGACCTGGACCGGGAACACATTATCCCCTCTGTGTTTGACGAACGAGTTGCCACAGCCGTTTCTGCGGCTGTTCAGCGCTCTGCCCGTCAGGACGGGGTTGCCCGGCATTAG
- the radC gene encoding RadC family protein, with product MPCVSEPLFQGINEFNLLEASGASMTYSLRVADMPVDERPRERLVVYGSKHLSTAELIAILLGTGQGPGKLSAVGLGQYILKKLGENQGDPLSRLRDISVTELTEIPGVGNAKAASILAAIELGKRVFQSRPAEKTVVDDPSVAAAALSHELMWQTQERFAVLLLDVKHRLLGTQVITIGTATETLAHPRDIFREVLRSGATRVIVAHNHPSGSLDPSSEDISLTRQLLTGAQFLGIPLLDHLILGNGDFLSMRQVTNLWNECPQDE from the coding sequence ATGCCGTGTGTTAGTGAACCGCTTTTCCAGGGGATTAATGAGTTTAATCTTCTGGAAGCTTCTGGTGCATCAATGACCTACAGTCTTAGAGTCGCAGATATGCCGGTGGACGAGCGGCCCCGCGAACGGTTAGTGGTCTATGGATCTAAACATCTCTCCACCGCTGAACTGATTGCCATCCTGTTAGGAACTGGACAGGGACCGGGGAAGTTGTCCGCCGTAGGATTAGGTCAATATATTTTGAAAAAACTGGGGGAGAATCAAGGCGATCCATTATCCAGATTGCGGGACATCAGCGTAACTGAGTTAACGGAGATTCCAGGTGTGGGGAATGCCAAGGCTGCCAGCATTCTGGCGGCAATCGAACTGGGAAAGCGGGTGTTTCAGTCCCGTCCGGCTGAAAAAACAGTTGTGGATGACCCATCAGTGGCAGCAGCGGCGCTCAGCCATGAACTGATGTGGCAGACTCAGGAACGATTTGCTGTCTTGCTACTGGATGTAAAACACCGTTTACTGGGAACCCAGGTAATCACCATTGGGACCGCAACCGAAACCCTGGCACACCCACGCGACATCTTCCGTGAAGTGCTCCGCAGTGGTGCCACGCGCGTCATTGTAGCCCACAACCATCCTTCAGGCAGCCTTGATCCCAGTTCTGAGGATATTTCCCTGACCCGCCAACTGCTGACAGGCGCACAGTTCTTGGGAATTCCACTCCTGGATCATTTAATTCTCGGTAATGGTGACTTTCTGAGCATGCGCCAGGTTACAAACCTGTGGAATGAATGCCCCCAGGATGAGTAG
- a CDS encoding (2Fe-2S) ferredoxin domain-containing protein: MQTEHTTRQVLVCQYVNCCANGSAKVLAAFMSDPVPGVAVTGSECQGQCNMGTTVRVLPDETWYCRVKPEDVPEIVEYHLKQGKPVERLLHPRFHSRFYG, from the coding sequence ATGCAGACTGAACACACCACCCGTCAGGTTCTGGTTTGTCAATATGTCAACTGCTGTGCCAATGGCTCTGCTAAGGTGCTGGCAGCATTTATGAGCGATCCGGTTCCAGGGGTGGCGGTTACTGGCAGTGAATGCCAGGGGCAATGCAACATGGGGACCACAGTGCGCGTGTTACCGGATGAAACCTGGTACTGCCGGGTAAAGCCCGAAGATGTGCCGGAGATTGTTGAGTACCATTTGAAGCAGGGAAAACCCGTTGAACGGCTCCTCCATCCCCGGTTTCATTCCCGATTCTATGGTTGA